The following is a genomic window from Spirochaetota bacterium.
GATATACATACATATCATTGAAAAAATAAGAGGCTACCTGAGAAAAAGAAAGCTGCTTAGTTGCTTGCGGCTTTGCGCCGCCCATCCGGAGCTGCGGTACTACGCGTGGCATAAAATGCTGCGGCCCCTGAGCAACCGCAATAAGGAAGCGTACCTTGACAGGTACCTGTACCGGAAGTCCTTCCTGGTGAAAAAGGCCCGGTCCATCATCGTGCGGGACCAGAACCCGGTCCTCTATTACCGGCTGCCGCGCCGCAAGTGCTCGATAATAGAAAAAGGCTCGGAAATTAACAGCCTCACGGGCCCGCAGGACAATCTAAAGATTCGCAAGCGTTTCGATATCCCTAAAAACGCCTTTGTGATGATACTGGGCGGCGAGACGGCCTCCATGGTGAAGGCGGACCTGATAATCAAGGCCCTCGCCCGCATCAGAAAGCAGGTGCCGGACCTTCTCTGCATACTCATGGCCGACCATTCCCGTCAGAACGATGCTCTTGTCGAGCTGATCAGGGAATGCCGCCTCGAAAAAAGGGTCCGCTTTTCCGGAGAGCTGACCAACGAAGAGAAGCTGGAATATATATCCATCGCCGACGCCGGAATAGACCTGGGATCAAAAAAGAGGAAGGGCCAATCGGGCTTTCAGGTTGATTTGGAAGAACGCGGGAAGATCGTATTCATGCCCGGGTTCGGCAATGACAGGTCTTTATCCGGGGATCTGTCAAAATGGATGCGAAGAAAAGACGACGTGGAAAAGGTCCTGGCCGACAGGATGCTGTGGCTCTATAATAATCCGGGTCATGTCTACCGGATCGGATTTCACGGCCATCAGAACGCCTCAAAGGCGCCGAAGCTCAATGACGCGGTTATAACCGGGTATTGTGAGGCCCTGGGCCTGTAGTACATGCCGGTTCCCTTGCCGCCGCCCCTCATTAATAATTCTTGACACATATGGCGCAATCGCTATCATTACCCTGCTTCCCGTGAAGATGCACTATCCCATGTGAGCAATGATGGGTATATTCTGATAAAAGAGGGATGCTTGTACATGTCCCATTCAGGCATTGCCCTGAAGCGAAATCGAGTATTCTGATGATAGCAATCATAATGGACGAATAGTATAATTATGGATAAAGACGCCAAAATATATATCGCAGGCCACAAGGGGCTGGTGGGATCGTCGCTGCACAGGACCCTGCTGGATCTGGGTTACTCGAACATAGTCGCGCGGACCCATGGCGAGCTCGATCTCACCAGGCAGGCGGATACGGAACAGTTCTTTGAAGAAGAGCGCCCCGAGTACGTCTTCCTGGCCGCGTCCAAGGTGGGCGGCATAATCGCCAACATGACCTACACCGCGGAGTTCATCTACAACAACATAACCATCGCGGCCAACGTCATCAACTCCGCCTACCGCTATGGCGCGACGAAACTGTTGAATATCGGGTCGTCCTGCATCTATCCGAAAATAGCGCCGCAGCCCCTTAAGGAAGAGTATCTGCTGACAAACATACTGGAGCCGACCAACGAGGCCTATGCCATAGCCAAGATAGCCGCCATCAAGCTCTGCCGCTATTTCAACCAGCAGTACCGGACGAATTTCATATCGGTCATGCCCACGAACCTCTACGGCATACGGGACAACTTCAACCTGGAAACGGCCCACGTGCTTCCGGCGCTCATCAGGAAATTTCACCTGGCGAAGCTCTTGCGGAACAAGGACTATGACGCGGTCAATAAAGACATAAAGACCTACCGGCTCGGATTCGGCCTTGATGACCATGTCGATGGCAAGTCGCACGGTTCCACTGAAAAGGCCCTTCTCGAGATAGGCATCACGTCGGAATACATAATGCTCTGGGGCACCGGGGAGCCGTACCGGGAGTTCCTGTACGTCGACGACCTTTCCCAGGCGTGCATTTTCCTCATGGCTAATTACGATAATTTCGCCATCGGCGAATTTATCAATATCGGCAGCGGCAGCGACATGAAGATCAAGGACATCGCGACCCTGGTAAAGGATGTCGTCGGGTACACCGGGGACATCCGCTATGACACCAGCAAGCCCGACGGCATGCAGCGGAAGCTCATGGACAGCTCGCGCATCAAGCAGCTCGGCTGGACGCAGAAGCATACCCTCGCAGACGGTATCAGGCAGACCTATGAGTGGTACCTGAGCAATATGGGTGAAAAACATTCCTGATGCGCATATGAATCTCCGGCTAATATTAGAATTCACCAAGAGGGATTTTACCGAAAAATATGCGGGATCCCTCCTGGGTGTAGTATGGGCATTCATCTACCCCCTTGTGATGATTACGATCTATGCCGTTGTCTTTTCAAATATTATGGGGGCCAAGCTCAGTCCCGGTCAGGGCAGCGGGTTTTCCTATGTCTCTTACCTGGTGGCGGGAATAATACCCTGGACCGCCTTTGCCAATACCATCATGCGCTCATCCACGGTGTTTCTGGAAAAAAAAGGAGTGATTTCCAAGGTCCATTTGTCACTGCCGCTTCTCCCCCTTTACATCGTATTGTCGGAAACTATAACGTTTATCATAACATTTCTGCTGTATTTGATTCTTTTAATCGTTATGGGCATGCCTCTTTATAAATCGATCATCTTTATTCCTTTTATTTATGTAGTTCACCAGATATTCGCCTATGCGTTGGGCCTGTTCTTTGCCATGATGGTCGTTTTTATCAGGGATTTCAAAGAATTGATCAACGTGGCATTCCAGATATGGTTCTGGCTCACTCCCATCGTCTATGTCATGGATATCGTGCCAACAATCATGAGGGTCGCCATGGATTTCAACCCGGCCTATCTGTTCATATCCGCATACCATGATATATTTGTCTATGGAAAGTATCCTGATTTTATTTCGCTGCTCATTCTGGCGGTTTCCGGCCATGTTATTCTTCTTTTTTCATATGTATTATTTAAAAAAATAGAAAAGGACATACGCGATTTCATATGATGAAGATCTATCTTCTGTTTGTTATTATCATTACCGTCATAA
Proteins encoded in this region:
- a CDS encoding GDP-L-fucose synthase encodes the protein MDKDAKIYIAGHKGLVGSSLHRTLLDLGYSNIVARTHGELDLTRQADTEQFFEEERPEYVFLAASKVGGIIANMTYTAEFIYNNITIAANVINSAYRYGATKLLNIGSSCIYPKIAPQPLKEEYLLTNILEPTNEAYAIAKIAAIKLCRYFNQQYRTNFISVMPTNLYGIRDNFNLETAHVLPALIRKFHLAKLLRNKDYDAVNKDIKTYRLGFGLDDHVDGKSHGSTEKALLEIGITSEYIMLWGTGEPYREFLYVDDLSQACIFLMANYDNFAIGEFINIGSGSDMKIKDIATLVKDVVGYTGDIRYDTSKPDGMQRKLMDSSRIKQLGWTQKHTLADGIRQTYEWYLSNMGEKHS
- a CDS encoding ABC transporter permease yields the protein MNLRLILEFTKRDFTEKYAGSLLGVVWAFIYPLVMITIYAVVFSNIMGAKLSPGQGSGFSYVSYLVAGIIPWTAFANTIMRSSTVFLEKKGVISKVHLSLPLLPLYIVLSETITFIITFLLYLILLIVMGMPLYKSIIFIPFIYVVHQIFAYALGLFFAMMVVFIRDFKELINVAFQIWFWLTPIVYVMDIVPTIMRVAMDFNPAYLFISAYHDIFVYGKYPDFISLLILAVSGHVILLFSYVLFKKIEKDIRDFI